The Geothrix sp. DNA segment CGCCGACGAGGATGGCCTCACCGCGCTCAAGATAGGGCAGGAGAATGTCCTGCTGGGCCCGGTTGAAGCGGTGGATTTCGTCCAGGAACACCACGGGCGGCACCGTGCGGAACAGCGGCATCTCGCGGCTGTCCGCCAGGAACTTCTTCAGCTCCGCGGCACTGCCGCTGACACCCGAGAACTCGATGAAACCGTGCCCGGTGGCCTCGGCCAGGATGCGGGCCAGGGTGGTCTTGCCCGTGCCCGGCGGGCCCCACATCACCATGGAGGGCAGGCGGCCCCCCGCCGTGAGCCGCGTCAACGCGCCCCTGGGGCCGAGCAGGTGCGCCTGCCCCACTACCTCGTCGAGGGTGGCCGGGCGGAGGCGTTCTGGGAGGGGGATGTGGGACATGGCGACCCCTCCAGCCTATCAGCCCGCCTGTGCTAGGCTCCCCGCATGCCCACGCTGCCCGCCTACGAACGCGACCCCTTCGCCACCTCCCTGGAGACCCGCATCCTGCGCGTGGGCGAGGAAACGGGAAGACCCTTCGCCATCCTGGAGGACACGGTCTTCTACCCGGAAGGCGGTGGCCAGCCCTGCGACCTCGGCACCCTGAACGGTGCGGCCGTGGTGGATGTCCAGAAGCGCGATGGCGAGATCCGGCACTACCTGGATTCGGTCCAGGAGGCTGGCCCGGCCTCGCTGCGGCTGGATTGGACCCGCCGCTTCGACCACATGCAGCAGCACACGGGTCAGCACCTGCTCACGGCCGTGGCCCAGGATCAGTTCAAATGGGAGACCACGGCCTTCCACCTGGGGGCGTCGGTCTGCGACATCGAATTGGATGCACCCTCGGTTTCCCCGGCCGAGATGGCCCGCCTCGAAGAGGCTGTGGCCGCCGAGATCCGCGCCCGGCGGGAGGTCACGGCCCGCTGGGTGAGTGCCGAGGCCTACGGCCGCGAGGCCGTGCGCTCCCGAGGCCTTCCGGAAGGTCACAGCGGTGACATCCGTCTGGTGCAGATCGCGGGGGTGGACCTGAACACCTGCGGCGGTACGCATCTGCGCCACACGGGCGAGATCGAGGTCCTCAAGCTGCTGGGCACCGAGTCCATCCGGGGTGGCACGCGCCTCTTCTACGTGGCCGGAAGGCGGGCCAGGCTGCGCCTGGGCGCGCATGAACAGCGCAATGCGGGGCTGCGCGCCCTGCTGGGTGCACCCGACGAGGAACTCGTCGCCGCCCTCCAGATCAAGCTGGACCAGCTGCTGGCCCTGGAGCGCCGCAGCCGGAAGCTGGAGGAGGACCTGGCCGAGTACCAGGCGGCGGCCCTCGCCGCCCAGCCGGGCGTCTTCGCGGAGGTCCATGTCGAAGGCCGGGACATGGCTTTCCTGCAGAAGCTGGCCCGGGGGATCCTCGCCATCGATCCCGCCAAGGCCGTGTTCGTGACGGCCGACCTGGGCGGGCAGGGGATCTTCCTGCTGAGCGCGGGGGAG contains these protein-coding regions:
- a CDS encoding alanyl-tRNA editing protein; this translates as MPTLPAYERDPFATSLETRILRVGEETGRPFAILEDTVFYPEGGGQPCDLGTLNGAAVVDVQKRDGEIRHYLDSVQEAGPASLRLDWTRRFDHMQQHTGQHLLTAVAQDQFKWETTAFHLGASVCDIELDAPSVSPAEMARLEEAVAAEIRARREVTARWVSAEAYGREAVRSRGLPEGHSGDIRLVQIAGVDLNTCGGTHLRHTGEIEVLKLLGTESIRGGTRLFYVAGRRARLRLGAHEQRNAGLRALLGAPDEELVAALQIKLDQLLALERRSRKLEEDLAEYQAAALAAQPGVFAEVHVEGRDMAFLQKLARGILAIDPAKAVFVTADLGGQGIFLLSAGEGSALDVPAAGKAVAAILGAKGGGSGKSFQGKASTLAAREQAVALLREMGQ